The nucleotide sequence TTTGTACTTGTCGTAGCGGGAAGAATACTGGTTGAAATGGAACACAAGACGCCGTATCTGGCCAATCTTATGCAGGTTCTTTTTCAAGTTCAAGAAAGTCGGCGCAACCGTCGATTTCATCGCTTCCATATATGTAGTTTGGTGTTTTCGGGAAACTTCCACAATGCGCTCCATTTCCGCTTCAGAAATCACTGCAGGCTTTTCGCATAGCACGTGAATGCCGTGTTCCAACGCCAAAACACTTTGTTCCACGTGAAACGAATTGGGAGATGCAATATAAACCGCATCGATTTTTCCGCTTTGGAACATCTTGGCCATATCCGTATACACGGCTTCCACGCCGTATTTTTCCGCAAACTCCCTGCCCCGTTCTTCCGTTCGGGAATAAACAGCCCCCACACTAAACTCAGGCAAATCTTTTGCCGCTTTAAGCAGCCGGTCGGTAATCCAGTTTGTTCCGATAATGCCGAATCTCATCCACTATTCTCCCCTTCTTGGTTCTAAAACTTATTCTTTTTCCAATATACTAAGCTCTTAAAAATTTAGCCAGTTTCTGCAAGATGTCTCCATGCTCTTTTAAATATACACCTGGACTAATACTAACAGACCGACAAAGTTTGATGTTAAAAGCACCAACTGCATGCGCTACGCCGTTGATGCTTCTTTTCAATTTATATTTTATTGCGGATCGAAAAAGTGTATTGGACATTGGCAATGATGAGAATAAGCGCAACGACGAAAATTGCAAATAGTTGAGAAACGCCTGTGCTAACAGAATAGATGATCAACAAAAGCAGCGCTATAAACAAAGCAAGATTCATGGTGTTATGTGTACGGTACAGCCCTTCCAACATGACGTGCCGTTCCCCTTCATCTGAAACCGCCAATAATTTCTTGGCATAATCTTTCTCCCCTGGTTCCGGCAAGTCGCGTTCTGGATAAATCAACTGGATCAATCCCGAAGCGACGATTGAAACCACGATGGCACCGATCAATGTTGCACCCGCTGCAATTACTGCCCACACCGGCTGTTCGGTAATAACGGCAATTCCTATAGCCACCACACTGAGCACCATTGCCACAACGGAACCCAAGGTAATGTCACTGTAGCTTTTGTATTGTTTCGAATCGAGTTCGTCTTCTTCCTCGCCTTTTAGCTGAAGTTTCGTTTTTTTCTTGACCCGGAGGATAGTTGCCATGCTGAATACCAGCAACAACGCGGCGATGCCTGCTATAAGCAGCGTCAGTTCCAACCCGAAACTTGAAAAATCACTCGTAAAGTCAATGGACAGTGCGAAATACATTCCAAAGAAGCCGACAACTCCGCCGATCAGTATTTGAAAAATTTGCTTCATTCTACTTCCTCCTCTGTAAATATAAAAATATTTTCAATCTGTTCGTCAAAAATCCGCGCAATTCGGACGGCAATGAGCAAAGACGGCACAAATTCTTCACGCTCAATCAAACTAATGGTCTGTCTGGAAACTTTCGCCCGTTTCGCCAGCTCCGTCTGATTCAGACCATCGCGTGCACGCAATTCCTTCAATCTTGTTCTCATAAGCTCACCTCTTAACGAAAGTGTACAATAAACCTTTCAAAATGACAAGTAAAATTGTCAAAAAGAGCTGTTTGTTTGTCATTTTTATAATAAAAAAAGCCCTTATCCATTCGGCTTGATGCACTCCATAAAGAAGGCATCAATGAATGATAAGGGTCTTTTATTTGTTCTACCGTTTAATCTCTGCCAACACTTTCTCGTACATGCTTTCAATGCCGATGCCGGTCAGAAGCGGAACGCCGTCAATGACTTTGTCGCGGATTTTGTCCGGCACCAATGTGGTCGACAGGACGACATCGTATTCATCGATGCGGTTGATCTCATCGCTTACTTTGGACTGGTAAATCTTCACTTCCTGGCTCAAATTGTTTTCTTTCAGCCATTCCTCCACTTTGCCTTTTACAACGGTTGACGTCGCAATGCCCGTTCCGCACATAATCAATAGTTTTTTCATTTAAACCCTCTTCCCTTCCACTGTTTCATCTTTTACTTTTTCTGCATCTGGATGATCGCGCTTTGGCTTGATCTTGTTCTGGTAAATCAAACCGAACAGAATGAGCAGCCCGAGCGCCGACATGCCGTACCAGCTGAGGATTTTCGGAATCCATACGAATATGAAGGTCGTCCATACCGCTCCGTCAATCAACGAAGAAATGCTGCTGTTCTCTCCCATGTCAAAGTTGGAAGCGATTGCCGCTTCTGTAAACAGCGGTGCAATCCATGTAGCGATGTATAAGCCGATTCCGATATAGACGGTCCCGCCGATGACGGTACGGATGATATTCCCTCTGAAAATCGGCACCATCAAGCAGATCAGGAATGGAATCGAAGCCAGATCGGCAAACGGCAGCACCGAGTTCCCAGGCAGCAGCACCGCCAGGAAAATCGTAATGGGAATCAGCAGCAGCGCCGATGACAAAACCGCCGGATGGCCAATTGCCAGGGCACTATCCATCCCGATATACAAGTCTCTTCCCGGGAAGCGCTTTTTAACAAATGCGCCGGCTGCTTCTGACACAGGCGTTAACCCTTCCATCAACAGCGCCACCATGCGCGGCAGGAGCACCATGACAGCACCGGTCTGAATAGCCAGCTGAAGGATGCCCGGAATGTCATAGCCGGCCAGAATCCCGATCAGGATCCCGATCAGCACACCAATGATGGTCGAATCCCCTAAAATGCCAAGCCGTTTCTGGATGGTTTCGGGATCTGCCTCCAGTTTATTAAAGCCCGGAATCCGGTCGAATACCCAGTTCATCGGGATTGCCAGAAAGGCCGATGGTGCGGAAGTTCCGTGTGGAAACGTGATGTTCTGGAAGCCGTAAAAGCGTTCAATGTATTTGGCCAATACATCCGCCATAAGATACAGCAGCAGCAAATGCACAATGATGGTCAGGATGCCGAGCCAAAAATCGTTCGTCAAAGCGTAAACCAACGACCCGGTTAATGCGACATGCCAGAAGTTCCAGATATCGACGTTCAAGGTTTTCGTCAAACCGAACGTCAACAGCAGGATATTAACGCCGACGCCAAGCGGAATCGCCAGACTGCCGAGAGACGTTCCATACGCAATCGCCGCAGCTGCCGGCCAACCGACATCAATTGTGCTCAAGTTAAACCCGAAATTGTCGACCATCGCCTGAGCTGCCGGCCCGAGGCTATCTACCAGCAAACCGATGACCAGGTTGATTCCGACAAACCCAATGCCGACAATAATCCCGGCACGGAGCGCTTTCCCCGGTTTTGTTCCCAGAGCCAGCGCAAAAATGAAAATTAAGATTGGCAGTAAGACTGTGGCACCCAGATCAACGAACCATTGCAGAAACCCCATCGTGTTCCCTCCTTAATTCAATTTTTTGCGTTCTAAGCGTTTTTTAAGCTTTGCTTCCCTTGCCTGCGACCAGTTCATTCAGCTCTTGTGCGTCTTTCACGCTGGCCAATTGGGATACGGTTTCCGCATCCTGGAATAAGCCGACCAGTTTTTGCAGCGTCTCTAATTGGTCAGCCGGTTTTTTCAACGCCAGCATAAACACCAGCTTTACTTCCACTTCTACATCTCCCTGCCCCATAGCCGTAAACCTCACCGGATTTTTCAAGGATGCAAAAGCGATTTTCGATTCATTGACCATATCTCCGTCGGTATGAGGAATCGCAACCCCGTAAGGCTGAGTCGGCAATCCTGTCGGGTAGGACGCTTCCCGCTGAAGAACACTTTTCACAAACCCTTCTTTTACAAACCCTTTATCCAGCAATTTGTTTCCGAGCAGTTCCAGCACTTCTTCCTTGGAAACCGCTTCCACATTGATCAGCGTCAATTCTTTGTCTAATTTCACGTTCACTCCCCCTCCTGTCCGTGTAAATCAGCGCAGTGCTTCTAGAAATGTTCCGTTCACTTACAATTGTTCCAGCACGGCACATTTGATGTCACTTACATTATAAAAGCGCTTTCACAAATAAGCAATAAACATTTGCAATATTTAAAAAATGATAAATATAAAAGGGGATCCTTCTCCTTTAATCTGAGAAGGATCCTCTTTTGCAGTTCCGAAATTCATTGAATCACCCAGTGCATGTCTTTCAAATCCACTGCCAACTGAACGGTCTGGCCCCTTGAAATGCGCTGTGCTTGCTGGCCGGAAAGGCTGCATTCCAGCTCCAGGCCACCCACCTCTACTTTGCATGTATAAAATCCGTGGTTGAACCGCAGGCCTTGGACAATGCCTTCAAAATTCCACCGGTCTTTACGGGAATCGTCAACATTGCCGTGCATCAGCTGAATGGTTTCTGCCCGAAGAATCAAAAAAGCCGGTCCGTTCAAGCCAGCTTCTGCAGCTGGAAAATCAAAGCCTGCGGATGTTGCTGCAAACCGGCCTCCCGCAATGGTGCCCGGAATGATATTTTTCATTCCTAAGAACGAGGCGACTTTTGTGCTGGCGGGCTGTTCGTACAGCTCTTTAGCGGTGCCGACTTGCAGCAGTTCTCCTTCGCTCATGATCCCGATCCGATCTGACAGATGAAACGCTTCTTCGCGGTCATGAGTCACAAAAACCACTGTGACCCGGAGCTCTTTCTGGATGCGGCCGAGCAACTCCCTCATCTCTTCGCGGAGGCTTGGATCCAGCGCACTGAACGGCTCATCCATCAGCAACAAACGGGGATCCGCGACAAGAGCCCGGGCCAGCGCTACACGCTGCTGCTGGCCGCCGCTCAATTCATTTGGAAAACGGCTGCTGTATCCTTTCAGCCCAACATGGGAAAGCATATTTCGGGCACGCTCGAGGCGTTCCTTTTTGCCGGACTTTTGCATTTTCAGGCCAAAGGCGACATTGTCTTCCACCGTCATATGCGGAAAAAGCAGCGGCTGCTGAAAGACCATGGCAAACTTTCGAGCTTCCGGCGGCACTTTCGTTAAATCGGCATCTCCCACCCACAATTCTCCTTTGTCGGGCTCGAGAAGCCCGGCCACCAGCTTCAACAGCGTCGTCTTGCCGCAGCCGGATGGGCCAAGCAAAGAGAAGAACTCGCCTTCTTGGATGGCCAGATCAACCGGCTTTAAGGAAAAGGCACTGCTTCCGGCCTGCTGAAGCGATCCGTATTGTTTTTCGATATTGACTATGCGCAGCTCACTCACGTTTTCACTCCTCTACGGTTTTTACGGCCGCCGTTTTCTTATTGCGGTAATAACTCTTTAATGCGAAGTCCAGTCCCAATAGAGCTGCAATCGCCATAGCGGCAAACACCAGCGAATAAGCCGAAGCGATTGCCGGGTCTCCTCCGCTGATAAATGGAAACAACAGAATCGGCACGGTCACCATCTGGCCGCTGCCAATGATAAATGTGATTAAATATTGGCTTAAGGAAATCAGGATGCTCAAACTGGCGCCCGCTGCAATTCCCGGCAGCAAATGCGGCAGCACCACGTGGTAAAAACGTGAAAATGCGCCGGCTCCAAGCATCCGCGCCTGGTCTTCCCAGTCGGTTGACAAGGTATTGTAGCTGATGATGACCGCCCGCACGACATACGGCAAGGTCGGAGAAATATGAGCCAGGACAACCCCTAAGATGGTCTCCGTCAATCCGAGGCGCAAAAAGGTCAGATGAATCCCCATGACTGCCACAAATGGCGGAATGACAATCGGCGCAAAAAGGATGGCTTCCACCAGCCACTTGCCTTTTATTTGGTGGCGGACCAGTGCGTTGGCAGCAGGCACGGCAAGCACTACGTTAACGGCGGTTACAATCAGGGCTATCCATAAACTCATACCGATGGCCCGAAAGGCATCCGAACTGCCGAACAGCACGTACTCCCAGGCCCGCAGGCTGAACGATTCCGGCAACACATGCGGCCATTGCCAGCCATAAGAGACGCTGGACAAGACCAACGGAATAAATGGGAAAACGATGAAGAAAAACAGGAACAGGAAGAACAAAGCTTTTGTAAAGCGTGTGAGACTTTTCATCCATCCCACCCCCTCAGCACATTCCAGCGTTTGCTGAAGTAATAGACCACCAGCCCCAGAAGAATCGTCAGAGACGCTAGAATGATATTGACCGCCAATGCTTCCGGCCGGTCAGCCAGCGTGCCGCTGGTATACAGCTGATACGAATACACCGGCAGGACGCTCGGATAAGTGACGCCCAATAAAAAAGGAACTTCAAATGCCGAAAAAGTAAAGACGAACACGATGAATGTGGCAATGGTCCAGGCCGGCATCATCACCGGCAGCACAATGTCACGGATAAAATCCCAATTCCCTGCCCCGAAAACCCGCGAAACATCCCGCCAGGAGCGGTGAATCCGCGCCAAGACTGGATACATCATCAGCGAAACGAACGGAGCTTCTTTCCAGGCATATGCCAGTATGATGCCCCACCCAAATGAATCGTTGACCAGCACAGGAAAATCCGTTATTTCATCAATCCACCCGGCAGAGGCTAAAATTTTCGATAAAAAGCCGCTTTGCATAAACAACAGCACCACAATATAGCCTCCAACAAGATGCGGAATCGTCAGAGGCAATTGAAACAGGCGCTGCCAAAACCGGGAGCTTCGGCCTTTTTCAGAAGCCTGCAGCATAAACAGCGCCACTGCCATCGCCGCACCTAAAAGAGCGGCAATCAGTGAAGACAATGCAGCAATCCGAAAAGTAAGGGCAAGGGAATCCCAGAATGCCTCGGAATTCAACAAATTGCGATAGGCGGCGATGCCAAAGCGGGTTTCGCCGATCGCCGGGAAATAGCCGAGGCTTTTCAGGAAACCATCAAAAAGCCCTCCAAAAAAAAGGAGGACAATCGTTGCGACGGCTGGAAACAGCAAGAGATATGGTTTAATCTTTTGCGACATTTTCCATCCATCCTTTTTCGATGATTTCAATATAATCCGATGAAAGTTCGGGAAGCCGGTTTTGCTCCAATTCTTCGATCGGCAATGTGGCAGCGCCTAAATCCACATCATTCATGGCTTGCTGCTGTTCTGCAGACAACTTTTCAAAATCCAAGGCGGATAAATCGCCCCAGTTTTCTGGAGACAGTTTTGCCGTCTGTGCTTCAGGCGACATCATTTCGTTGATAGCCACCATCGCACCGGCTTTTTGAGACGAATTAAATGGAATCGACAAGTAATGGGTGTTTGCCAGTGTCCCGCCGTCAAGCACGTAAGTGCGGGTCGATTCAGGGAATCGGCCTTTCAGGACTTCACTGGCCGCAAGCGCCGGGTCATAGCTCATGGTCATCCACACTTCGCCGCTCGCAAACAATTGCTCCTGTTTTGCCAGGCTTTCCGGATAGGTTTCCCCTTCGCGCCACAGATAAGGTTCAATCTCGTTCAAATACTGCCACATCGGTTCCATGCGCTTATCCAAGTCGGCTATTTCCGCTGCCGGCTGCTGGTATTGCCCATGCCCTCCTGTGGTTTCATAAAGCACATGGCGGATAAACGCACTGCCTGTAAAATCCGGCAAAGCCGGATATGTGAATTTCCCCGGGTTTTCTTTTGCCCATGCGGCCAGTTCTTCCATCGATTTTGGCGGATTTTTCACCTTGTCTTCATCGTAGACGAGGACAAATTGGGCTTTCCCCCAAGGCGCTTCCAAACCTTCTACAGGCTCGCCAAAATCGGCTGCGATTTCAGGCGCCTCCGGGTCGATGTAATCCTGGAAGTTGGGCAATAGGCCGGTGAAATCCCCCCACAACAAGCCATTGTCTTTGGCGGCTTTGAAATTTTCGCCGTTGATCCAAATAATGTCCATGCTGCCTTCAGTCTTGCCGGCTGATTTCTCATCCACCAATTGATTGACGAAGTCCTGCGCATCGTTCACCGGCACCCGGTTCAATTCAACGTCATGCTCTTCCTGAAGGCGAGGAGCCACCCATTCATCCAGGTAGCGGTTGATGTTTTCATTTCCGCCCCACATGTACATATTGACTTCCTGGCCGGTAGCCTCTTCGGTTACGCTTTTCCAATCGCTTTTTAGCAGACTGTCCGCTTCTTCCGGCGAGCTTTTTCCCGTTTCAATGGAGCAGGCAGCAAGCATGAGCACCAGCAATCCTGAAGCCATCAGTGAAATTTTCTTCATTCGTCCACTTCCTATGTTCTTTGATAAATTACGTTTTGCTTGCCGAATCGCTGAGCCGACTCCGCCTCTTCTGAAGCGCGAGTGGAACGCCCGCTACCATACTAAATAATACGATGGCCAGAATCACGATTTT is from Planococcus liqunii and encodes:
- a CDS encoding Gfo/Idh/MocA family protein → MRFGIIGTNWITDRLLKAAKDLPEFSVGAVYSRTEERGREFAEKYGVEAVYTDMAKMFQSGKIDAVYIASPNSFHVEQSVLALEHGIHVLCEKPAVISEAEMERIVEVSRKHQTTYMEAMKSTVAPTFLNLKKNLHKIGQIRRLVFHFNQYSSRYDKYKEGIIENAFKPEFGNGAKMDLGVYCIAPIIHLVGEPEKVLANSYSLSTGADGQGSMILAYKEFEAIVMYSKITDSYVPCEIQGEEGVIEINKISDPRQVIIKYRDGRTEDLSIPQDYETMYYELKEFMDCVKAGQVESAINTHDISRQVVKLLS
- a CDS encoding DUF3169 family protein, encoding MKQIFQILIGGVVGFFGMYFALSIDFTSDFSSFGLELTLLIAGIAALLLVFSMATILRVKKKTKLQLKGEEEDELDSKQYKSYSDITLGSVVAMVLSVVAIGIAVITEQPVWAVIAAGATLIGAIVVSIVASGLIQLIYPERDLPEPGEKDYAKKLLAVSDEGERHVMLEGLYRTHNTMNLALFIALLLLIIYSVSTGVSQLFAIFVVALILIIANVQYTFSIRNKI
- a CDS encoding helix-turn-helix transcriptional regulator yields the protein MRTRLKELRARDGLNQTELAKRAKVSRQTISLIEREEFVPSLLIAVRIARIFDEQIENIFIFTEEEVE
- a CDS encoding PTS sugar transporter subunit IIB encodes the protein MKKLLIMCGTGIATSTVVKGKVEEWLKENNLSQEVKIYQSKVSDEINRIDEYDVVLSTTLVPDKIRDKVIDGVPLLTGIGIESMYEKVLAEIKR
- a CDS encoding PTS galactitol transporter subunit IIC translates to MGFLQWFVDLGATVLLPILIFIFALALGTKPGKALRAGIIVGIGFVGINLVIGLLVDSLGPAAQAMVDNFGFNLSTIDVGWPAAAAIAYGTSLGSLAIPLGVGVNILLLTFGLTKTLNVDIWNFWHVALTGSLVYALTNDFWLGILTIIVHLLLLYLMADVLAKYIERFYGFQNITFPHGTSAPSAFLAIPMNWVFDRIPGFNKLEADPETIQKRLGILGDSTIIGVLIGILIGILAGYDIPGILQLAIQTGAVMVLLPRMVALLMEGLTPVSEAAGAFVKKRFPGRDLYIGMDSALAIGHPAVLSSALLLIPITIFLAVLLPGNSVLPFADLASIPFLICLMVPIFRGNIIRTVIGGTVYIGIGLYIATWIAPLFTEAAIASNFDMGENSSISSLIDGAVWTTFIFVWIPKILSWYGMSALGLLILFGLIYQNKIKPKRDHPDAEKVKDETVEGKRV
- a CDS encoding PTS sugar transporter subunit IIA, which encodes MKLDKELTLINVEAVSKEEVLELLGNKLLDKGFVKEGFVKSVLQREASYPTGLPTQPYGVAIPHTDGDMVNESKIAFASLKNPVRFTAMGQGDVEVEVKLVFMLALKKPADQLETLQKLVGLFQDAETVSQLASVKDAQELNELVAGKGSKA
- a CDS encoding ABC transporter ATP-binding protein, whose translation is MSELRIVNIEKQYGSLQQAGSSAFSLKPVDLAIQEGEFFSLLGPSGCGKTTLLKLVAGLLEPDKGELWVGDADLTKVPPEARKFAMVFQQPLLFPHMTVEDNVAFGLKMQKSGKKERLERARNMLSHVGLKGYSSRFPNELSGGQQQRVALARALVADPRLLLMDEPFSALDPSLREEMRELLGRIQKELRVTVVFVTHDREEAFHLSDRIGIMSEGELLQVGTAKELYEQPASTKVASFLGMKNIIPGTIAGGRFAATSAGFDFPAAEAGLNGPAFLILRAETIQLMHGNVDDSRKDRWNFEGIVQGLRFNHGFYTCKVEVGGLELECSLSGQQAQRISRGQTVQLAVDLKDMHWVIQ
- a CDS encoding ABC transporter permease, encoding MKSLTRFTKALFFLFLFFFIVFPFIPLVLSSVSYGWQWPHVLPESFSLRAWEYVLFGSSDAFRAIGMSLWIALIVTAVNVVLAVPAANALVRHQIKGKWLVEAILFAPIVIPPFVAVMGIHLTFLRLGLTETILGVVLAHISPTLPYVVRAVIISYNTLSTDWEDQARMLGAGAFSRFYHVVLPHLLPGIAAGASLSILISLSQYLITFIIGSGQMVTVPILLFPFISGGDPAIASAYSLVFAAMAIAALLGLDFALKSYYRNKKTAAVKTVEE
- a CDS encoding ABC transporter permease; amino-acid sequence: MSQKIKPYLLLFPAVATIVLLFFGGLFDGFLKSLGYFPAIGETRFGIAAYRNLLNSEAFWDSLALTFRIAALSSLIAALLGAAMAVALFMLQASEKGRSSRFWQRLFQLPLTIPHLVGGYIVVLLFMQSGFLSKILASAGWIDEITDFPVLVNDSFGWGIILAYAWKEAPFVSLMMYPVLARIHRSWRDVSRVFGAGNWDFIRDIVLPVMMPAWTIATFIVFVFTFSAFEVPFLLGVTYPSVLPVYSYQLYTSGTLADRPEALAVNIILASLTILLGLVVYYFSKRWNVLRGWDG
- a CDS encoding ABC transporter substrate-binding protein, producing MKKISLMASGLLVLMLAACSIETGKSSPEEADSLLKSDWKSVTEEATGQEVNMYMWGGNENINRYLDEWVAPRLQEEHDVELNRVPVNDAQDFVNQLVDEKSAGKTEGSMDIIWINGENFKAAKDNGLLWGDFTGLLPNFQDYIDPEAPEIAADFGEPVEGLEAPWGKAQFVLVYDEDKVKNPPKSMEELAAWAKENPGKFTYPALPDFTGSAFIRHVLYETTGGHGQYQQPAAEIADLDKRMEPMWQYLNEIEPYLWREGETYPESLAKQEQLFASGEVWMTMSYDPALAASEVLKGRFPESTRTYVLDGGTLANTHYLSIPFNSSQKAGAMVAINEMMSPEAQTAKLSPENWGDLSALDFEKLSAEQQQAMNDVDLGAATLPIEELEQNRLPELSSDYIEIIEKGWMENVAKD